In the Maribacter sp. MJ134 genome, one interval contains:
- a CDS encoding thiol-disulfide oxidoreductase DCC family protein encodes MEVTKKIILFDGICNLCNGFIQFVIKRDTADTFRYASLQSEIGQKLVSERGIDTARIDSVVLIEPGVAYYIKSDAALQIGSHLKGFRTISRILYLIPSDLRNIIYDLIARYRYAWFGKKDACMIPTPELQSKFL; translated from the coding sequence GTGGAAGTAACTAAGAAAATTATTCTTTTTGACGGCATTTGCAATCTTTGCAATGGCTTTATTCAGTTTGTTATCAAACGTGATACTGCGGACACCTTTCGCTATGCTTCCCTGCAAAGTGAAATTGGTCAAAAACTGGTGTCGGAACGTGGAATCGATACCGCACGAATTGATTCGGTCGTTTTAATTGAACCGGGAGTTGCCTATTACATCAAATCGGACGCTGCCTTACAAATCGGTAGTCACCTTAAGGGTTTTCGAACCATTTCAAGAATTTTATACTTGATTCCTAGTGATTTACGGAATATCATATACGATTTAATCGCGCGCTATCGCTATGCCTGGTTCGGAAAAAAAGATGCTTGCATGATTCCAACACCGGAACTTCAGTCCAAATTTCTATAA
- a CDS encoding DUF748 domain-containing protein, whose amino-acid sequence MTTKKKKKRAYKKKRYAVPVSIIAFLILLRLLLPYAVKNYVNNVLAEIPGYYGQVDDIDLALWRGAYVIHGLYLNKVEASSNVPFLDFEKTDISMEWNALLDGRIVSEITMTRPKFIYVFEDQQVNGTEPEVEDWSKALTDLVPIDINHLEIIDGTAAFVQLQADPNIDLNLKNIQLSASNLRNVVQKERTLPSEVHATAVSIGNGSMQLDGKMNIVKEIPDMDIALSITNADATALNDFTKHYAKIDFDSGTFEVFGEIAIADGFLKGSIKPIIKDSKLIGKDDGFLGTLWEGFVGFFKFVLKNQKNNTLATKVPIEGDLNNVGPKIWPTVTGIFKNAWIQAFKGVVDDDIDFEDAAEEADKAQEKEEKRQERKTKREAKKNED is encoded by the coding sequence ATGACAACAAAAAAGAAAAAGAAAAGAGCCTACAAGAAGAAACGATATGCCGTTCCCGTGAGTATCATTGCTTTCTTAATTCTTTTAAGATTGCTTTTACCCTATGCAGTTAAAAACTATGTCAATAACGTGCTTGCGGAAATCCCTGGTTACTACGGTCAGGTAGATGATATTGATTTGGCTTTATGGCGTGGGGCCTACGTAATCCACGGACTGTACCTCAACAAGGTAGAGGCATCCTCGAATGTTCCCTTTCTCGACTTTGAGAAAACGGATATTTCTATGGAGTGGAATGCACTTCTGGATGGTAGGATTGTGAGTGAAATTACAATGACCCGGCCCAAGTTCATCTACGTATTCGAAGACCAGCAGGTAAATGGCACTGAACCAGAAGTAGAGGACTGGTCCAAGGCGCTTACCGACCTTGTGCCCATAGACATTAATCATCTAGAGATTATAGATGGTACTGCAGCATTTGTTCAACTGCAGGCCGACCCTAATATCGATTTAAACTTAAAGAACATTCAACTTTCAGCATCCAACCTTAGAAACGTGGTGCAAAAAGAGCGCACCCTACCCTCAGAAGTTCATGCCACCGCGGTTTCTATTGGTAATGGTTCGATGCAGCTCGACGGAAAAATGAACATTGTTAAAGAAATACCCGATATGGATATCGCTTTATCCATTACCAATGCCGACGCCACCGCACTGAACGATTTTACAAAACACTATGCCAAGATAGATTTTGACAGCGGTACGTTCGAAGTTTTCGGGGAAATAGCCATTGCAGACGGATTTCTAAAGGGTTCCATTAAACCGATTATCAAGGACAGTAAACTTATTGGAAAGGATGACGGCTTCTTGGGAACGCTATGGGAAGGTTTTGTTGGCTTCTTTAAGTTTGTGCTTAAAAATCAAAAAAACAATACCTTGGCCACTAAAGTGCCTATTGAGGGCGATTTGAATAATGTTGGTCCCAAGATATGGCCTACTGTTACCGGAATCTTTAAAAATGCGTGGATACAGGCCTTTAAAGGGGTTGTGGATGACGACATTGATTTTGAAGATGCGGCCGAAGAAGCGGATAAAGCCCAGGAAAAGGAAGAAAAAAGGCAGGAGCGCAAAACAAAGCGGGAAGCCAAGAAAAATGAGGACTAA
- a CDS encoding flavohemoglobin expression-modulating QEGLA motif protein, with product MIGEKQQIALQEEYADLFEVDANLDRLVKKIELLSYVNPLNIEKAKNRFFTSKYTEDPVFRYPKLKFDAYKLHRLFFSQRLERITDERIRQVYQDIIYYYSNMVQCIETIGQDKRFYYNSLRVYGSPTEKDVQNAQFILHYANEPESSDMDKIYTAEEAKAYFEKFSDQYDFPLNIKFSTHIAADAMVSNASQSLLIKRNTKFSKNQLLTLANHEIGVHLVTTYNGMYQPLKIFSNGFPKNVETQEGLAVFSEYMSGALTLKRLKELAYRVLASDSLIKGYSFSDTFDLIHSQYKLNRNDAFSITLRAHRGGGFTKDRLYLSGLKKIYKRYLKEKSMDSLLAGKVSLDYEPVIKHLLDVGLAQKNRYENLAYQQNNNTNRTLDFILNNLK from the coding sequence ATGATAGGAGAAAAACAACAGATTGCGTTGCAGGAGGAATATGCCGACCTTTTTGAGGTCGATGCCAATCTAGACCGTTTGGTAAAGAAGATTGAATTGCTCAGCTATGTGAATCCTTTGAATATAGAGAAGGCAAAAAACCGGTTCTTTACTTCAAAATACACCGAAGACCCCGTTTTTAGATACCCCAAGTTAAAATTTGATGCGTATAAGTTACACCGTCTTTTCTTTTCACAACGTTTGGAACGCATTACGGATGAACGGATACGTCAAGTGTATCAAGACATCATTTATTACTACTCCAATATGGTTCAATGTATTGAAACCATAGGTCAGGATAAGCGTTTCTATTACAATTCCCTGCGGGTGTACGGTTCACCGACCGAGAAAGATGTACAAAATGCCCAATTTATTCTTCATTATGCCAATGAACCGGAATCTTCGGATATGGATAAGATATATACGGCAGAAGAGGCGAAAGCATATTTCGAGAAATTTTCCGATCAGTACGATTTTCCGTTGAACATTAAGTTCTCTACGCATATTGCCGCGGATGCTATGGTCAGCAATGCGTCACAATCCTTACTCATTAAGCGAAATACAAAATTCAGCAAGAACCAGTTGCTCACCCTTGCCAACCATGAGATAGGAGTGCACTTGGTTACTACTTATAATGGGATGTACCAACCGTTAAAAATTTTTTCAAACGGTTTTCCAAAGAATGTAGAAACCCAGGAAGGCTTGGCCGTTTTCAGCGAATATATGAGCGGAGCACTGACTTTAAAACGATTGAAGGAGTTGGCGTATCGGGTATTGGCTTCGGATAGTCTGATTAAAGGGTATAGTTTTTCCGATACTTTCGATTTGATACATAGCCAGTACAAACTCAACAGAAATGATGCCTTCTCCATTACCTTACGTGCGCACCGAGGCGGTGGGTTTACGAAAGACCGTTTGTACTTAAGCGGTCTAAAGAAAATTTATAAGCGCTACTTAAAGGAGAAGAGCATGGATTCACTTTTAGCCGGAAAGGTTTCCTTAGACTACGAGCCCGTAATAAAACATCTACTGGATGTAGGTCTTGCACAGAAAAATAGGTACGAGAATTTAGCGTACCAACAGAATAACAATACCAATAGAACGCTAGACTTTATCTTGAACAATCTTAAATAG
- the aroC gene encoding chorismate synthase: protein MAGNTFGNLFRVSTFGESHGKAIGGVIDGCPSGIVLDMDAIQKDLDRRKPGQSAIVTQRKEPDEVEFFSGIFEGKTTGTPIGFAIHNTNQKSKDYGHIKDSYRPSHADYVYDKKYGFRDYRGGGRSSARETASRVVAGAVAKQFLKGVEINAFVSQVGVLKLEKSYLDLDLSLTESNDVRCPDPETAKKMENYIKSIKKEGDTIGGIITCVAKNVPVGLGEPVFDKLHAELGKAMLSINAVKGFEYGSGFEGVTMKGSAHNDQFNSDGSTKTNYSGGVQGGISNGMDIYFNVAFKPVATVIQAYETIDKAGNTVKTQGKGRHDPCVVPRAVPIVEAMTAMVLADYTLLNRTIKL from the coding sequence ATGGCAGGAAATACTTTTGGAAACCTATTTAGGGTAAGTACGTTTGGAGAATCACATGGTAAGGCAATAGGAGGCGTCATAGATGGGTGTCCCTCCGGGATAGTTCTGGATATGGATGCGATTCAGAAAGATTTGGATAGACGCAAACCAGGACAATCGGCCATTGTGACGCAGCGTAAGGAACCGGACGAAGTTGAATTTTTCTCCGGCATATTCGAAGGGAAGACCACAGGAACACCAATAGGATTCGCTATCCATAATACAAATCAAAAATCCAAGGACTACGGCCATATCAAGGACTCGTACCGTCCTTCTCATGCAGATTACGTATACGATAAGAAATATGGTTTCAGGGACTATCGCGGTGGCGGAAGAAGCTCCGCCCGGGAAACGGCAAGTAGGGTAGTGGCCGGTGCTGTAGCCAAGCAGTTTCTTAAGGGTGTAGAAATTAACGCTTTTGTTTCCCAAGTTGGAGTACTAAAACTGGAAAAAAGCTATTTGGATTTGGACCTTTCTTTAACCGAGTCCAATGACGTGCGTTGCCCGGACCCGGAGACAGCCAAAAAGATGGAAAACTACATCAAATCGATTAAAAAAGAAGGAGATACCATTGGCGGAATTATTACCTGTGTGGCAAAGAATGTACCTGTCGGCCTTGGAGAACCCGTTTTTGATAAGTTACATGCCGAATTGGGGAAAGCAATGTTATCCATCAATGCCGTTAAAGGTTTTGAATATGGCAGCGGATTCGAAGGCGTAACGATGAAAGGAAGCGCGCACAATGACCAATTCAATTCGGATGGTTCTACCAAGACTAATTATAGTGGTGGTGTACAAGGAGGAATAAGCAACGGAATGGACATTTACTTTAATGTCGCTTTCAAACCCGTAGCCACGGTCATACAGGCTTATGAGACAATCGATAAAGCAGGTAATACCGTGAAAACCCAAGGAAAAGGCAGGCATGACCCTTGTGTCGTGCCAAGAGCGGTACCTATAGTCGAAGCGATGACCGCTATGGTTCTGGCAGATTACACCCTTTTGAACAGAACTATTAAATTATAG
- a CDS encoding dicarboxylate/amino acid:cation symporter, with translation MKKLALHWQIMIGMVLGLFFGFGMTYFDWGKEFVINWIAPLGTIFIKLLKLIAVPLILASLIKGISDLKDISKFRNIGLRTIGIYVGTTTVAIILGLVLVNLIEPGNGISEETIEKLTSTYANDEGVTAKLEEASRQKESGPLKFLEDMVPDNAVSALGNNQLMLQVIFFTIFMGISMLLIGEESARPLKKFFDSLNDVVLKMVDLIMLTAPFAVFALLANVVVSSSDPEILLALLKYAGVVVLGLFLMIVFYATLVSVFAKKNPFWFLKQLSPAQLLAFSTSSSAATLPVTMERVEEHIGVDKEVSSFVLPVGATVNMDGTSLYQGIAAVFIAQALSFDLPLPAQLTIVLTALLASIGTAAVPGAGMVMLVIVLESVGFPPDKYAIGLALIFAVDRPLDMLRTVVNITGDATVATIVAKSVDKLHDHPKAANWDDHYDEVK, from the coding sequence ATGAAGAAACTTGCGTTGCACTGGCAGATAATGATAGGTATGGTTTTGGGACTGTTTTTTGGTTTCGGAATGACCTATTTTGACTGGGGGAAAGAATTTGTGATCAATTGGATCGCTCCACTAGGAACCATATTTATTAAACTACTCAAGCTCATTGCAGTCCCACTGATTTTAGCATCCTTGATCAAGGGTATTTCTGACCTAAAGGACATCTCTAAATTTAGGAATATAGGCCTTAGAACCATAGGTATTTATGTGGGTACCACCACGGTAGCCATTATTTTGGGCCTTGTATTGGTGAACCTTATAGAACCCGGAAATGGTATTTCCGAAGAGACCATCGAGAAATTGACATCCACCTACGCCAACGATGAAGGGGTCACTGCTAAATTGGAGGAAGCCTCACGTCAAAAAGAAAGCGGACCATTGAAGTTCTTAGAAGATATGGTTCCCGATAACGCGGTCAGTGCCTTGGGAAACAATCAATTGATGCTACAGGTTATTTTCTTTACCATTTTCATGGGAATTTCCATGTTGTTAATTGGAGAGGAAAGTGCGAGACCGTTAAAGAAATTCTTTGATTCCTTAAATGACGTGGTCTTAAAAATGGTAGATCTTATAATGCTTACCGCACCTTTTGCCGTATTCGCCCTATTAGCCAATGTTGTCGTCTCCTCTAGCGACCCGGAAATTCTGCTGGCACTCTTGAAATATGCGGGAGTGGTAGTTTTGGGCTTGTTCTTGATGATAGTCTTCTATGCAACATTAGTTTCTGTATTTGCAAAAAAGAATCCCTTTTGGTTCTTAAAACAACTGAGTCCCGCACAATTACTTGCCTTTTCAACAAGTTCAAGTGCGGCTACACTTCCGGTTACTATGGAGCGGGTAGAGGAGCATATTGGGGTGGACAAGGAGGTTTCTAGCTTTGTGCTTCCCGTCGGGGCAACGGTAAACATGGACGGGACTAGTCTGTATCAGGGTATAGCCGCTGTTTTTATAGCGCAGGCCTTGAGTTTTGACCTTCCTCTGCCAGCACAATTGACCATAGTTTTAACAGCGCTTCTAGCCTCTATCGGAACCGCGGCGGTTCCGGGTGCCGGAATGGTAATGCTGGTCATCGTATTGGAATCCGTTGGCTTTCCGCCAGATAAATATGCCATAGGCCTTGCCTTGATATTTGCGGTGGACAGACCATTGGATATGTTGCGAACCGTTGTTAATATTACGGGTGACGCAACAGTGGCCACTATAGTGGCCAAATCGGTAGATAAATTACATGATCATCCGAAGGCGGCGAATTGGGACGACCATTATGACGAAGTAAAATAG
- a CDS encoding FAD-binding and (Fe-S)-binding domain-containing protein, which produces MNNKLLSNLATDLEGELLDDKLTKSLYATDASVYRKIPIAVALPKTKEDIKRLIHFANKNEIGLIPRTAGTSLAGQCVGDGIVVDVSKSFTEIIALDKEKKQVTVQPGVIRDELNQYLEPFGLFFGPNTSTSNRCMIGGMVGNNSSGTTSIQYGVTRDKVVSLKTILSDGSEAEFGSITKTDFEDKITNNTLESSLYKNIYKELSNKQIKDEIVAQFPKPKIHRRNTGYAVDELLKSSFFGGPEDGLNLASLLCGSEGTLAFTTEITLHLDDLPPRHSAMVVTHYRTLGDCLLDVAPVMKHPLQLCEMMDKVILDCTKNNRQQLANRFFVDGDPEALLMLQVSAHSEAELDQQIYELQATIAQSGLSYANPVLKGIDIKKAIELRKAGLGLLGNIVGDMKAVACIEDTAVALEDLKDFISEFTQIMEGYDQKAVYYAHAGAGELHLRPILNLKKSDDVKLFRAITTDVAKLTKKYKGSFSGEHGDGIVRAEFIPLMIGDKNYELLKRIKTYFDPSNILNPGKIVDPYPMDQSFRYEIDRKEPDVATLLDFSDSEGILKAAEKCNGSGDCRKTHHMAGGMCPSYHATKNEKDTTRGRANALREVLTNPENTNAFDSKELKEVFDLCLSCKACARECPSNVDIATLKAEFLYQLQETNGYPLRSKLFAYNTKLNKIGSKVAGLTNTVYESKTLGGLLKNASGVAQERSLPKVYSFNFDKYLQNLKKQHIGKKRKVVLYIDEFTRFLDIEVGKDAIEVLVRLGYDVELFYAESGRTFLSKGFLKQAKKLAERNSQHLLEFSKKGWPILGLEPSAILSFRDEYKRMSQNAEEAQQIADASFLIEEFLANEIKDNKIDASAFTEEEKQVKIHNHCHQKALSNQKVTFDVLNLPKNYKVTIIASGCCGMAGSFGYEKEHYDVSMNIGSLKLFPAVNKSTSETIIAANGTSCRHQIFDGTKRVAKHPVSVLKEALLP; this is translated from the coding sequence TTGAATAATAAATTACTCTCCAATCTAGCGACAGACCTAGAGGGCGAATTACTGGATGATAAGCTTACGAAAAGTCTATATGCTACAGATGCCTCTGTTTACCGTAAGATACCGATAGCCGTAGCTTTGCCTAAAACCAAGGAAGATATTAAACGGTTAATACATTTTGCGAATAAAAACGAGATAGGGCTTATTCCCCGTACGGCCGGAACGTCACTTGCCGGACAATGTGTCGGTGATGGAATCGTAGTGGACGTCTCTAAAAGTTTCACGGAAATTATAGCGCTCGATAAAGAAAAGAAACAAGTTACCGTACAGCCTGGAGTTATTAGGGACGAACTTAATCAGTACCTAGAACCCTTTGGACTATTCTTTGGGCCAAACACCTCAACCTCTAATCGCTGTATGATCGGCGGAATGGTGGGAAATAATTCTTCTGGTACAACATCTATTCAATATGGTGTTACTAGGGACAAAGTGGTGTCCTTGAAAACAATCTTGTCGGATGGTAGCGAGGCGGAGTTCGGAAGCATTACCAAAACCGATTTCGAAGATAAAATCACAAATAACACACTTGAATCATCACTTTATAAGAACATATATAAAGAACTATCAAATAAGCAAATAAAGGATGAAATAGTTGCACAATTCCCAAAACCTAAAATTCATAGAAGAAACACGGGATATGCCGTTGACGAATTGCTGAAATCTTCGTTTTTTGGCGGACCTGAAGACGGTTTGAATTTGGCCAGTCTTCTCTGTGGTAGCGAGGGAACCCTGGCTTTTACCACCGAGATTACCTTGCATCTGGATGATTTGCCACCAAGGCACTCCGCCATGGTCGTTACGCATTACAGAACATTAGGGGACTGTCTTTTAGATGTAGCCCCGGTTATGAAACACCCTTTGCAGCTGTGCGAGATGATGGACAAGGTGATTTTGGATTGCACTAAGAACAATCGACAACAACTAGCGAACCGATTTTTTGTAGATGGTGACCCGGAAGCCTTATTAATGCTCCAAGTGAGTGCACATAGCGAGGCGGAATTAGACCAACAGATTTATGAATTACAAGCTACTATTGCGCAATCCGGACTAAGTTATGCCAACCCGGTACTCAAGGGCATTGATATTAAGAAGGCAATAGAACTACGAAAAGCAGGACTTGGTCTCCTGGGCAATATCGTTGGGGATATGAAGGCAGTTGCCTGTATAGAAGATACTGCGGTGGCACTAGAAGACCTCAAGGATTTTATTAGTGAGTTTACCCAGATTATGGAAGGTTATGACCAAAAGGCAGTTTACTATGCCCATGCAGGTGCGGGTGAGTTGCATCTAAGACCTATTCTGAATCTTAAGAAATCCGACGACGTGAAGTTGTTCAGGGCCATTACTACGGATGTCGCAAAACTGACAAAAAAATATAAAGGTTCCTTTAGCGGAGAGCATGGGGATGGTATTGTACGTGCGGAGTTTATTCCGTTAATGATTGGGGACAAGAACTATGAACTACTCAAAAGGATTAAGACCTATTTTGACCCAAGCAACATCCTTAATCCCGGTAAAATTGTAGACCCATATCCTATGGATCAATCGTTTCGTTACGAGATTGACCGAAAAGAACCTGATGTGGCAACCCTTTTGGATTTTTCGGATAGTGAGGGCATTTTAAAAGCCGCAGAAAAATGTAATGGTAGTGGGGATTGTAGAAAAACACACCACATGGCGGGCGGTATGTGTCCCAGTTACCATGCCACCAAAAATGAAAAGGATACTACAAGAGGAAGGGCCAATGCCTTACGAGAGGTATTGACCAACCCTGAAAATACCAACGCTTTTGACAGTAAGGAGTTAAAAGAAGTTTTTGACCTATGTTTAAGTTGTAAAGCCTGCGCTCGCGAGTGCCCCAGCAATGTAGACATCGCAACTCTCAAAGCAGAATTTTTGTATCAACTTCAGGAAACGAATGGCTATCCCTTGCGAAGCAAACTCTTTGCATACAATACCAAATTGAATAAAATAGGGAGCAAAGTAGCTGGTTTAACGAATACGGTCTATGAATCAAAAACACTAGGCGGTTTACTTAAAAATGCGAGCGGTGTTGCGCAAGAAAGAAGTCTCCCAAAAGTCTATAGTTTTAATTTCGATAAATACCTTCAAAATTTAAAAAAACAACACATTGGTAAAAAACGAAAAGTTGTTTTATATATAGATGAATTTACACGTTTTCTTGATATTGAAGTAGGTAAGGACGCTATTGAGGTCTTGGTACGTTTAGGGTATGATGTGGAATTATTTTATGCAGAAAGCGGTAGAACTTTCCTATCCAAAGGGTTTCTAAAGCAGGCCAAAAAATTGGCTGAGCGGAACAGTCAACATTTATTAGAGTTCAGTAAAAAGGGATGGCCTATTTTGGGGTTGGAGCCGTCCGCTATTTTATCCTTTAGGGATGAATACAAAAGAATGTCCCAAAACGCTGAAGAGGCGCAACAGATTGCGGACGCTTCTTTTTTAATAGAGGAGTTTTTGGCCAATGAAATCAAGGATAATAAAATCGATGCAAGTGCATTCACGGAAGAAGAGAAACAGGTGAAAATTCACAATCATTGCCACCAAAAGGCCTTGAGCAATCAAAAGGTTACGTTTGATGTACTTAATCTTCCTAAAAATTACAAGGTTACGATTATCGCATCCGGTTGTTGTGGAATGGCAGGTTCTTTTGGTTACGAAAAGGAACATTACGACGTAAGTATGAACATTGGCAGCCTCAAACTATTTCCGGCGGTAAACAAATCCACCTCGGAAACCATAATTGCTGCAAACGGCACCAGTTGTAGGCACCAGATTTTTGATGGTACCAAAAGAGTGGCCAAACATCCGGTAAGTGTTTTAAAAGAGGCCTTACTTCCTTAA
- the gshB gene encoding glutathione synthase, giving the protein MNICFLMYPWEEIDPENDTSLALIHECVKRKHGVALCSPANLTIRNSVTNAFCTVLNRMDKVSTSLKSFYKQATLREEMLPLAGFDVIFMRANPPLDPIMLNFLDSVKDDVFIVNSLQGIREANNKLYTAAFGDSHSNIIPATHVSKNKNYLIQQIKEAKADKMILKPLNGFGGSGVILIEKSAMSSIKSLLDFYITNPDGTSNYVILQEYIEGADQGDVRVLLLNGEVIGAMKRVPGTDDHRSNVSAGGTVAKHSLTKQEKALCKQIGPKLVKDGLFFVGIDVIGGKLVEVNVMSPGGVTYMNKVYKTKIQVKVIDFVESKVIDKLKAFDRRSRLRNEVENA; this is encoded by the coding sequence ATGAACATTTGCTTTTTAATGTATCCTTGGGAAGAAATAGACCCGGAAAACGATACCAGTTTAGCGTTGATACACGAATGTGTAAAACGAAAACATGGTGTTGCCTTGTGTTCCCCGGCGAATCTCACCATAAGAAACAGTGTTACGAACGCTTTTTGTACGGTACTTAACCGTATGGATAAGGTTTCCACAAGTTTAAAATCGTTTTATAAGCAGGCTACCCTACGTGAAGAAATGTTACCGCTAGCGGGGTTCGATGTTATTTTTATGAGGGCCAATCCGCCGCTGGACCCAATAATGCTCAATTTTTTGGATTCGGTCAAGGACGACGTTTTCATTGTGAATTCCCTACAAGGCATCAGGGAAGCCAATAACAAACTGTATACTGCTGCTTTTGGCGATTCCCACAGTAATATTATTCCGGCTACCCATGTCTCCAAAAATAAAAATTACCTTATTCAGCAAATCAAGGAGGCTAAAGCCGATAAGATGATTTTGAAGCCTTTGAACGGCTTTGGCGGTTCGGGCGTCATATTGATTGAAAAGTCGGCCATGAGCAGCATAAAGTCCTTGTTGGATTTTTACATCACCAATCCGGACGGTACATCGAACTATGTGATACTTCAGGAATATATAGAAGGGGCGGACCAAGGAGATGTACGCGTGCTTCTTTTAAACGGGGAAGTGATCGGCGCCATGAAAAGGGTTCCGGGTACGGACGACCACCGTTCCAATGTTTCTGCTGGTGGTACTGTGGCAAAGCATAGCTTAACAAAACAAGAGAAGGCACTTTGCAAACAAATAGGGCCAAAATTGGTTAAGGACGGACTCTTTTTTGTGGGTATTGACGTTATAGGAGGGAAATTAGTTGAGGTCAATGTCATGTCCCCGGGAGGTGTTACCTATATGAACAAGGTATACAAAACCAAGATACAAGTAAAGGTCATCGATTTTGTAGAAAGTAAGGTAATCGATAAGCTAAAGGCGTTTGACAGACGTTCCCGTCTCCGTAACGAGGTAGAAAATGCATAA
- a CDS encoding N-formylglutamate amidohydrolase has translation MHKLSIADIISNINAEIRFEAVSADYSFTIKIANYAPYICGAVHDGHQFRKTLWENCLHTEHDRWYEEDPCTKEMVQSHPIVIAGRDSRFEYDLNRAPETAIYEDAWGKKLWKMPISAKERKESLEKHQNFYRVVQALVQKIEALYGKALVFDIHSYNWKRWDREVPTWNLGTSNIDNERFGALAAAWSKRLGTMNLPNGIKSTSKINDTFQGNGYFLKYITQNFKNTLVLATEIAKVYCNEYEGIIYPEVVRSVESQLKELIPLQLKEFQDYLG, from the coding sequence ATGCATAAGCTTTCCATTGCCGATATCATTTCCAATATAAATGCGGAAATTCGCTTTGAGGCGGTTTCCGCGGATTACTCCTTTACCATTAAGATTGCGAATTACGCGCCCTACATCTGCGGAGCGGTCCACGATGGTCATCAATTTAGAAAAACGCTTTGGGAGAATTGCTTGCATACGGAACATGACCGGTGGTATGAAGAAGACCCTTGTACAAAAGAAATGGTACAATCGCACCCTATTGTTATTGCCGGTCGCGATAGCAGATTTGAATACGACCTTAACAGAGCTCCTGAAACCGCCATTTACGAGGATGCTTGGGGTAAAAAGCTATGGAAAATGCCAATTTCGGCCAAAGAGCGAAAAGAGAGCTTAGAAAAGCACCAGAATTTTTATAGGGTAGTACAGGCACTGGTTCAGAAGATAGAGGCACTGTACGGAAAAGCCCTTGTTTTTGACATTCATAGTTACAATTGGAAAAGATGGGATAGGGAAGTACCCACTTGGAATTTAGGCACCTCCAATATTGATAATGAAAGATTTGGGGCGCTGGCCGCAGCGTGGAGCAAAAGATTAGGAACGATGAATCTACCGAACGGTATAAAATCGACCTCAAAAATAAATGATACTTTTCAAGGTAATGGCTACTTTCTTAAGTACATCACCCAAAACTTTAAAAATACCTTGGTTTTGGCCACGGAAATAGCTAAAGTGTACTGTAATGAATATGAGGGTATAATTTATCCCGAGGTAGTGCGTTCCGTGGAGTCACAGTTAAAAGAATTGATACCTTTACAGCTCAAAGAGTTTCAGGATTATTTAGGATGA
- a CDS encoding UDP-2,3-diacylglucosamine diphosphatase, whose translation MKKRKLDIVVLSDLHLGTYGCYADELLVYLNSIEPRTLILNGAIIDQWPLNTNSFLPSHLKVIQKINAMASEGIEVHYVKGIHDKAPTDLFIDHVKVYENLVLDVDGKKTGFFHGAILVHPFFNLSWFRKFGRHAFGLLRYNSKLVHWISRKSIIAKSVLSKTVNYKKKNTDFTERFKSTVSDIANANHYDTVVCGYLHQPEKTIIERPNGNGNILYLNAGDWVSHLSALEYSLKRWKIYRYENDKLAPFFMDAELKEMDMNTLVKRITSKKEKTEKATH comes from the coding sequence TTGAAAAAAAGAAAGCTAGATATTGTAGTTTTATCTGACCTACACCTAGGTACTTATGGGTGTTATGCCGATGAGCTCTTGGTCTACCTTAACAGTATAGAACCTAGGACATTGATATTGAACGGAGCCATCATAGACCAGTGGCCCTTGAACACCAATAGTTTTCTCCCATCACATCTCAAGGTCATTCAAAAAATCAATGCCATGGCCTCCGAAGGTATTGAAGTCCATTATGTCAAAGGAATTCATGATAAAGCACCTACAGATCTTTTCATAGATCATGTAAAAGTGTATGAAAATCTAGTGTTGGATGTAGATGGAAAAAAAACAGGCTTCTTTCACGGTGCAATTCTGGTACATCCTTTCTTCAATTTAAGCTGGTTCCGCAAATTTGGAAGACACGCCTTCGGCCTATTACGTTACAATAGTAAATTAGTCCATTGGATTTCAAGAAAAAGCATCATAGCAAAATCCGTCTTATCTAAAACGGTCAACTATAAGAAGAAGAATACTGATTTTACCGAACGTTTTAAGTCCACGGTTTCGGATATAGCCAATGCCAATCATTATGATACCGTAGTCTGTGGTTACCTCCATCAACCTGAAAAAACCATTATAGAAAGACCGAACGGCAATGGCAATATCTTGTATCTCAATGCTGGCGATTGGGTGTCGCATTTATCGGCGTTGGAATATTCTCTTAAACGTTGGAAAATCTACAGGTACGAGAATGACAAGCTTGCACCATTCTTCATGGATGCCGAGTTAAAGGAAATGGATATGAACACGCTCGTAAAAAGAATTACTTCCAAGAAAGAAAAAACCGAGAAGGCAACTCATTAA